A window from Zingiber officinale cultivar Zhangliang chromosome 7A, Zo_v1.1, whole genome shotgun sequence encodes these proteins:
- the LOC122000976 gene encoding ultraviolet-B receptor UVR8-like isoform X2: MNTYNFRETGKLFTWGSTDDMGQSYVTSGKHEETPEVFDLPTEVPIVTAAAGWAHCVAVTAQGDVYTWGWKECVPTGRITRDQPSAGTSEKEERHGGFLSDQVSPRSQGSRTTGSGFDSKVGDENTKRRRISSVKVGPESSSSGDEALSAPPCLVTLNVEVRISIVAAGGRHTLALSDAGQVWGWGYGGEGQLGLGTRIRNVSSPHPVPCLESASFSKERSSSATKGKQDGQSYKLIGSSVKTIACGGRHSAVVTDTGVLLTFGWGLYGQCGQGSTDDELSPTCVSSLLGLKIQRVAAGLWHTICTSIDGAVYSFGGNQFGQLGTGSDQAETLPKLLDHPCLENKNAEVVSCGARHSAMMTEDGQVFCWGWNKYGQLGLGDAIDRNSPSLVPLENHRPKNVLCGWWHTLALAESPT; encoded by the exons ATGAATACTTATAATTTTCGAG AGACTGGCAAACTTTTTACATGGGGTTCAACTGATGATATGGGGCAAAGTTATGTTACATCAGGGAAGCATGAG GAAACTCCTGAAGTATTTGACCTCCCAACTGAGGTGCCCATAGTTACGGCGGCTGCAGGGTGGGCTCATTGTGTGGCAGTCACAG CTCAAGGAGACGTTTATACTTGGGGATGGAAAGAGTGTGTGCCAACTGGCAGGATAACGAGAGACCAGCCCTCTGCAGGGACCTCAGAAAAAGAGGAAAGGCATGGTGGATTCCTGAGTGATCAAG TGAGCCCTAGGTCCCAGGGTTCAAGAACTACGGGATCTGGTTTTGATAGTAAGGTTGGTGATGAGaatacaaagagaagaagaatatCTTCAGTTAAAGTGGGACCAGAAAGCTCATCATCAGGTGATGAAGCTCTTTCAGCACCTCCATGTCTTGTAACTCTAAATGTGGAAGTACGCATCTCGATTGTTGCTGCTGGTGGACGTCATACGCTAGCATTATCAG ATGCCGGTCAAGTGTGGGGATGGGGTTATGGAGGGGAAGGGCAACTTGGTTTGGGTACTCGCATACGAAATGTGTCATCTCCTCATCCTGTACCTTGCTTAGAGTCAGCTTCTTTCAGTAAAGAACGATCATCCTCTGCTACAAAGGGGAAACAAGATGGGCAATCTTATAAACTCATAGGAAGTTCTGTGAAGACCATTGCTTGTGGTGGTCGACACAGTGCTGTAGTTACAG ACACAGGAGTGCTACTTACTTTTGGCTGGGGGCTTTATGGCCAG TGCGGACAAGGGAGTACAGATGATGAGCTGAGTCCAACATGCGTGTCATCTCTTTTGGGTCTCAAGATCCAACGAGTTGCTGCTGGCCTGTGGCATACAATATGCACATCTATTGATGGTGCTGTATACTCCTTTGGAGGAAATCAGTTTGGGCAGCTAGGAACTGGTTCCGATCAAGCCGAG actcttCCCAAGCTATTGGATCATCCGTGCCTAGAAAACAAGAATGCTGAAGTAGTCTCTTGTGGAGCACGCCATAGTGCCATGATGACAG AGGATGGGCAAGTCTTTTGCTGGGGATGGAATAAATATGGCCAG CTTGGTTTAGGGGATGCGATTGACAGAAACTCCCCCTCATTGGTTCCACTTGAAAATCATAGGCCAAAAAACGTTTTATGTGGTTGGTGGCATACCTTGGCCCTTGCAGAATCTCCAACATGA
- the LOC122000976 gene encoding ultraviolet-B receptor UVR8-like isoform X1 — MNGGEEGGGGGGGGEEMEEDGREAMVVEVAEDERREKTVLMWGYLPGVSPQRSPLLHPVPVRMPDLQAGDRWRDVSGGGCGFAMAISETGKLFTWGSTDDMGQSYVTSGKHEETPEVFDLPTEVPIVTAAAGWAHCVAVTAQGDVYTWGWKECVPTGRITRDQPSAGTSEKEERHGGFLSDQVSPRSQGSRTTGSGFDSKVGDENTKRRRISSVKVGPESSSSGDEALSAPPCLVTLNVEVRISIVAAGGRHTLALSDAGQVWGWGYGGEGQLGLGTRIRNVSSPHPVPCLESASFSKERSSSATKGKQDGQSYKLIGSSVKTIACGGRHSAVVTDTGVLLTFGWGLYGQCGQGSTDDELSPTCVSSLLGLKIQRVAAGLWHTICTSIDGAVYSFGGNQFGQLGTGSDQAETLPKLLDHPCLENKNAEVVSCGARHSAMMTEDGQVFCWGWNKYGQLGLGDAIDRNSPSLVPLENHRPKNVLCGWWHTLALAESPT; from the exons ATGAATGGAggtgaggagggaggaggaggaggagggggaggcGAGGAAATGGAGGAAGACGGGAGGGAGGCGATGGTGGTGGAGGTGGCGGAGGATGAGAGGAGGGAGAAAACGGTGCTGATGTGGGGTTATCTCCCCGGGGTGTCGCCTCAGAGGTCGCCTCTGCTTCACCCGGTGCCAGTCCGAATGCCGGATTTGCAAGCCGGAGATCGCTGGAGAGACGTCAGCGGCGGTGGATGCGGTTTCGCCATGGCCATATCAG AGACTGGCAAACTTTTTACATGGGGTTCAACTGATGATATGGGGCAAAGTTATGTTACATCAGGGAAGCATGAG GAAACTCCTGAAGTATTTGACCTCCCAACTGAGGTGCCCATAGTTACGGCGGCTGCAGGGTGGGCTCATTGTGTGGCAGTCACAG CTCAAGGAGACGTTTATACTTGGGGATGGAAAGAGTGTGTGCCAACTGGCAGGATAACGAGAGACCAGCCCTCTGCAGGGACCTCAGAAAAAGAGGAAAGGCATGGTGGATTCCTGAGTGATCAAG TGAGCCCTAGGTCCCAGGGTTCAAGAACTACGGGATCTGGTTTTGATAGTAAGGTTGGTGATGAGaatacaaagagaagaagaatatCTTCAGTTAAAGTGGGACCAGAAAGCTCATCATCAGGTGATGAAGCTCTTTCAGCACCTCCATGTCTTGTAACTCTAAATGTGGAAGTACGCATCTCGATTGTTGCTGCTGGTGGACGTCATACGCTAGCATTATCAG ATGCCGGTCAAGTGTGGGGATGGGGTTATGGAGGGGAAGGGCAACTTGGTTTGGGTACTCGCATACGAAATGTGTCATCTCCTCATCCTGTACCTTGCTTAGAGTCAGCTTCTTTCAGTAAAGAACGATCATCCTCTGCTACAAAGGGGAAACAAGATGGGCAATCTTATAAACTCATAGGAAGTTCTGTGAAGACCATTGCTTGTGGTGGTCGACACAGTGCTGTAGTTACAG ACACAGGAGTGCTACTTACTTTTGGCTGGGGGCTTTATGGCCAG TGCGGACAAGGGAGTACAGATGATGAGCTGAGTCCAACATGCGTGTCATCTCTTTTGGGTCTCAAGATCCAACGAGTTGCTGCTGGCCTGTGGCATACAATATGCACATCTATTGATGGTGCTGTATACTCCTTTGGAGGAAATCAGTTTGGGCAGCTAGGAACTGGTTCCGATCAAGCCGAG actcttCCCAAGCTATTGGATCATCCGTGCCTAGAAAACAAGAATGCTGAAGTAGTCTCTTGTGGAGCACGCCATAGTGCCATGATGACAG AGGATGGGCAAGTCTTTTGCTGGGGATGGAATAAATATGGCCAG CTTGGTTTAGGGGATGCGATTGACAGAAACTCCCCCTCATTGGTTCCACTTGAAAATCATAGGCCAAAAAACGTTTTATGTGGTTGGTGGCATACCTTGGCCCTTGCAGAATCTCCAACATGA